From Pseudomonas fluorescens:
GCCAGTGCCTCGCGGCCTGGAGCTGAAGATCGGTGAAAAGCTCAATCACCTCGCCCAACTCGATCGCCTCAGCCCAAAACAGCGGAGAAAGTAGTGCTCAAGACGATTCTTGCCGTGTCCGTTGCCGGCATCGCTGGTACATTATTGCGTTTCGCCACCGGTACTTGGGTAAACGCCAATTGGCCGAAGCATTTTTATGCGGCGACCCTGGCCGTCAACCTGGTGGGTTGCCTGATCATTGGGCTGTTGTACGGCTGGTTCCTGTTGCGCCCGGAAGTGCCGATTGAAATTCGGGCCGGCTTGATTGTCGGCTTTGTAGGCGGTCTGACGACCTTTTCATCCTTTTCACTGGATACGCTGCGCCTGCTGGAAAGCGGGCAGGCCCTGGTCGCCTTCGGGTACCTGGGCATCAGCGT
This genomic window contains:
- the crcB gene encoding fluoride efflux transporter CrcB — protein: MLKTILAVSVAGIAGTLLRFATGTWVNANWPKHFYAATLAVNLVGCLIIGLLYGWFLLRPEVPIEIRAGLIVGFVGGLTTFSSFSLDTLRLLESGQALVAFGYLGISVFGGLLATWAGLSLTKL